Proteins found in one Haemorhous mexicanus isolate bHaeMex1 chromosome 23, bHaeMex1.pri, whole genome shotgun sequence genomic segment:
- the LOC132337652 gene encoding transcription factor HES-5-like: MAPSAVFLEPDNLLTPKEKNKLRKPVVEKMRRDRINSSIEQLKLLLEKEFQRHQPNSKLEKADILEMTVSYLKQQSQLQMKTAGSFHKSSQFDFREGYSRCLQEAFYFLSLHKVRTETQTKLLSHFQKSQAAAPEVSFSPGNASALKQVSPKDSSPLWRPW, translated from the exons ATGGCTCCCAGCGCTGTTTTCTTGGAGCCCGACAACCTGCTGACaccaaaggagaaaaacaaa CTGAGGAAGCCGGTGGTGGAGAAAATGCGCCGGGACCGGATCAACAGCAGCATCGAGCAGCTGAAACTGCTCCTGGAGAAGGAGttccagaggcaccagcccaACTCCAAGCTGGAGAAAGCCGACATCCTGGAGATGACTGTCAGCTACctgaagcagcagagccagctgcagatgaaga ctgcaggatccTTCCATAAAAGCTCCCAGTTTGACTTCAGAGAGGGCTACTCCAGGTGTTTGCAAGAAGCTTTCTACTTCCTCTCTCTCCACAAAGTCCGAACTGAAACACAGACCAAACTTTTAAGCCACTTCCAGAagagccaggcagctgctccagaggtTTCCTTCTCCCCTGGGAATGCCAGTGCCCTGAAACAAGTGTCTCCAAAGGACAGCAGCCCTCTCTGGAGGCCCTGGTAG